CCCGACGTCTCCGTGGCCTTCGCCCGTCTGCCCAAGGGCACGGACATGAGGCCCGCGCTCGCGGGACTGCCCGACGACATGTGCCCCTGCCCGCACTGGGGGTACCTGTTCAAGGGGCGCCTGAAGATGCACCGTGCCGACGGCGAGGAGATCTACGAGGCCGGGCAGGCCTTCTACTGGGAGCCCGGCCACGCCCCGGAGGCCCTTGAGGACTGCGAGTACGTCGACTTCTCGCCGACCATGCAGTTCAACGAGGTCATCGATCACGTGAAGGCGCATCTGGCCTGAGAGGCCGTGCTTCTCGGGGCGACCCGTGTTTCTCGGGTCGATTGGGTACGACTTCGTCTCGCGCAGGGCGGACGCAGGGCTGTGTGGAGGCGCCCGCGTCCGCCTCCACGCGCGCTCGTGCCGGCGGCCGTCTGGACGCCCGCTCACGCCCGCTCACGCCCGCTCAGCTCGGACAGCCGGAGATCTGCGCATAGTTGCACGTTCCAAGCTGCAATCAAGCACGAAAATGCACTGACCTCTTGACGCTTCAATCAGGGGCCGGTTTTATCTCCGTACACCCCCCACGGGACCCAGGCCCATGCTTCCGGCCGTTGCCGGACCGGCGGTCTGCGGGGCTGCGGGCCGTGCCCGGGGCGCCGTCGCGTGCGCCTTCGCCCGGCTGCCTTGCTCGTGGTGCGTGTCGATCACTGCGTTTGTGCGTGTGAACAAGATCCTTTGCTGTTGAGCGACTTGGTATCACCGGTGGCGGTTCTGCCGGGTTTCAGGTGGATCGGCCGTCGCCCTCGCATGTGCCTTCCGCTCGGCCCCGGTTCCGACGAAGCGGCCACCGCACATGTACGGCGACCCGCCGGGCCGTCCTACCCGACCGGAATGAGGTACGACGATGACCGCACTGCCCCCTGCCCGCACTCCCGGACAGCTGTCCTCCCTCAGACCCCTGCCTCCCAGACCCTTGTCCCGTCGGTCGCGTTCCCATGGACCGCGTTCCCGTTCCCGCGGACCGCGCTTCCTCGCCCTGGCGAGCGCGGCCGCGCTCTCGCTGTCCGTGGCCACCGTCCTGACCGGGGCCGGGGGCGCGGCGGCCTCCGACACCCCGGGCACGTACACCAACTACGGCTTTCCCGCCGGTACGGGAGGCCTGAACAGCGTCACCTTCCGCACCACGGTGACCAAGGACGCGGGCCCCGCCTCCAACATCTTCTGGAGCCACCAGTTCGGCTTCACGGCGGGCAGCGGTGCCTACACCGGGATGCAGTCCAACGGCCCCGGCCAGACGCGTACCTTCCTGTTCTCCCTCTGGGACGCGACCGAGGCCAAGCCCGGGACCTCCGGCAGCTACTGCGTGGACTTCGGCGGCGAGGGCGTGGGCAAGAGCTGCCGTCTCAAGACCGACTGGAAGGAAGGGCACACCTTCCGTACCCGGGTCGCCCACGAGGGCGACCGGTGGTTCGGGGTCACGGTCACCAACGAGACCACCGGCGCCTCCTTCAAGCTCGGCAGCATCCGCGCCGGATCGACCCAGATCTCGCCCAACGGGATGGTCGACTGGGCCGAGTACTTCGAATGGAACAACCCCAAGGCGTCCTGCAACGACCAGCCGTACTCCCAGGCGAAGTTCGGCCTCCCCGTCGGCAACGACGGCGCGGTCACCGCGCAGGTCTCGGGGACGAGCACCAGCTCCACCTGCTCCAGCTACAGCCGTGTCGAGCAGGTGTCCGGCGGCACCGTTCAGACCAACGCCCTCGGCAACTCGCTGCGCGG
This is a stretch of genomic DNA from Streptomyces sp. NA04227. It encodes these proteins:
- a CDS encoding ricin-type beta-trefoil lectin domain protein gives rise to the protein MATVLTGAGGAAASDTPGTYTNYGFPAGTGGLNSVTFRTTVTKDAGPASNIFWSHQFGFTAGSGAYTGMQSNGPGQTRTFLFSLWDATEAKPGTSGSYCVDFGGEGVGKSCRLKTDWKEGHTFRTRVAHEGDRWFGVTVTNETTGASFKLGSIRAGSTQISPNGMVDWAEYFEWNNPKASCNDQPYSQAKFGLPVGNDGAVTAQVSGTSTSSTCSSYSRVEQVSGGTVQTNALGNSLRGPITGLGGKVVDGSRNVSGDPAILYGPTGGANQAWVLGKDGAAHLMGQGLCLDVQGGGTANGTPVIVYTCGGGANQQWRYENGALRNPASNRCLDVPGGDTANGTRLVIWDCTGGANQKWSVPARP